The Triticum urartu cultivar G1812 chromosome 6, Tu2.1, whole genome shotgun sequence genome includes the window acccattcaggtcgggtcgctacatccACAACACCAGCCCAGAACGACAGGAGCTTCTTCGATTGGTCTAACCCATTGGTGTCAAACTAACAGCGAGCAGTCGCGCGCAAAAAAGGAATGTGTCACAGGTACTATGATTCAAACTACATACCTCCTGCTGGAGTACACATCTTACTAGCCACTGCAATCGATGAGTTGTCATGACAAATGAGATGCGCGAGGTCTAAAGAACTAATGGCCGCGGCGTAACTGAACATTGAATGAAAAACTGTGAACAAGTTTtgaacactttttttaaaattatgaacattttttgtCAAACACGAGTAACTTATAatttttttgaacatttttaaaaatattGAGAAATATTTAAATTcccaaacattttttgaatttgtaaACAAACTGGATAACATATTTTaaattctgatttttttaaaCACAAATACTTTTTGTATTTTTTAACATAATTTTTTAAAGCGAATATTTTTTgaaaacacaaacattttttgaactGGTGAACAACTAGCCTTATACACAAAATGATATGACTCGGAAGGGTGTGTCTCATTTTTATACAAACTTGGGCCACAAAAAACGCACAACGGAAACGAACAAAAGGCAACGTTCGCAAATGACGACATATATGGGCCCATGGGAAAAAAAGGACGAGAACAGACCAACACGAAACAAAATGGAACAGTAGGACGTGGGAGAAAAAAATAACAAGCTCACATGGGTGGGGATGATCGGGTTTGTGCGAAGATTAAAACAAACAAACCGGGTGGTTACAAACTTAGATGAGACATCACTGCATCTCATCTGGATGAGATTTAGAAAAtccgaaagaaaaaaaactagtTACGTTATCCTCTCGCTACATAGTCGAATCAAAATAAACAAAACAAGAAATGAAAAGACATGTGTCCCTCCAAAAAATGTTACAGCCCACAAAATGAACCCAACACAATGCATAAAAATGGCCCACTAAAAAAACCATATCAAGCCTCACTGTTTCATGAGGGATGAACAAATAACAGGACATGATGACAACGAGCACGACCTAGAAACACGCACATCTAATGCCATGTGAGTTAGATGAGACATTGTTAACTCACTCTAGACGAGAATTAGCAAAACCAATCCAAAACATTCAAATCGCGCTGCGAAAACGGCCCAACAAAAGATGCACGCATGAGCAGGTTGACAAGTAGATACCAGACATACAGCGCGACACGAGACTCGTGCGACAAAACAATCCATGATCGTAATTTACACGACAATTAAAGCAAATAGATGACGAAGTGAAAAAAGTTCAATAATTTAAAACAACGAAATAAAGAAGAAAATAgtagaaaagaaaaaataaaaagaaatggaaaaggagaaaataataaataaataaaataccaaaaaatCACGAATTTAAAATGGTACTAGTTCATAATTGAAAACAAATTATGAAAcggaaaaagaaaaggaaaaataacaaaaaaaGTAACACAGCAGCCCATATAAAAACAGGAAAAGACAACAGCCCATGAGAAGACATGAAATAAAAACACAGCCCATACGAGCCGAGGGCAGCTGACTAGTGTAGCTTTTTTTTTCGTTGTGTTTTCGGTGGCCATGGCAATGATACCTACAACCAAAGATGAATTTGATCGCCACTTCATTTGTAGTGTGACCTTGCCCTGATCGTCTATAATTGAACGTGACGATATCATCATGAGCGTATTCACACTTCTGTTTTATTCATATAATAATGTAGGTGTAGGCATATTCAGAAATTGCTAATGGAGCTCGAGCTCCATGTAGCCTGGATTTTGAAAAATTCAAGAAACAACTTCATAAGTTTTAAAATTTTCTGAAAGAAACTACACACGTATTCTTTTTTGTGTGGATGAAATAATGTATTACTCAATCACAAGGTCCATACATTCAATCACTGCAAACTCCAATGCTTCTGAAGGCCCCGAATCTATCCAAGTCATGGTCCTGCCTTCTAGATGAGCAAACTTAGCTAGACTATCACTAACCTTATTTTGACTACGATTGATATGAGTAATACAAGAATTACGAAGAGACATAAGGTAACGGATCTCCTTAATGAGTGACGTGTAAATAGATCCGTCCACCTCCTTAGTCTGTATCAGCTTCATTGCAACAATGGAATCCATCTCGATCATGATAGGTAGGACACTCCTCTGGATAGCAAATGACAAACCCTCCATGCAAGCATACAATTCAGCTTTTAGGGCTTCGCGACATGAGAAAAGCTACCTACACGAAGAAAAAAATATAGAACCCTTGTCATCTCTCAGCACCATGCCAGCGCCTGCCGATCCATCATCTGCATACGAGCCATCAGTGCACAACTGCACCCAGCCGGCCTTGGGCGCAATCCACCTGGGATGAGCAACATTTGTTATCACATGTGACCACCGGGGATGAATATCATATGTGATAAAATGCATTCTAAACATAGCACACATCAAAACGTAAAACTCATGATTTTTTTACATACCTCACATCAAAACGTATTTCGCCATAAAATATCACATAAACATAGCACACATCCCTATATGTGCACTTTTTTCAGAATTATTTGAAACTAAAACAGTTAGTTTAAATTTTTTGCAACATTTTGGGTTGAAGTCTCAAAAAACGTCTTTATTAtggggacggagggagtaaaaaATAGAATACACTCACcaccacatcgccgccgccgcgcctcagCCTGATCTACGCCGCCTCCGTCTGCGGCCCCTCCTCCGCCATGGATCCCGCTACTGGCTAGCCACTCTCCTCTCGCCGCTCGTCCTGCGCCGCCCCGCGTCTCCCCtgattgttcagccacctgacgCCGACGCGCCACTCCGGCAGCTGGCCCTCTACTCCtcccccagccgccgccgccgccgcccggccacCCAACGCCGACGCCCCACGCCAGCAGCTTCCCGACCAGCTCCGCGAGGTAAGCCACCTGCTACTCTCTGTTAATTTTTCGCATTTTCTGATGGGTGCACTAATAACATTACCACCTGCTACACCTGATGCGTGCACTGATGCTATGATGTGTGTGatgcatgagtatgtgatgtatCTGAACAAAAAATCTGGACAGTGAGCTCTTTATTTCATTGTGTATTGGACAACAAATTTGTTTTGATGAATATGATCTTGAAAGTGAGTTCGTCTTGATGTATATGAGCCTGAAAATGAGCATGTTTTGATGTATACGGTCTTGAAAGCGAGCTTATTTTGATGAACATGAACAAAAATTATAGACCAGAGCTCTTTATTTCATTGTGCATTGGACAGTAGGCTCTTTATTTAGTTGTGTATTCTCTTTTGCTTTGTATCCTTGTGCTAGACAGTGAGCCACTTTTGCACAAGCCGCAGCTCAGAAGAACTGGCCCTAACCAATCCCCCCTCTCTTCTTCCTCAGTGGCCCTGTCTCTAAAATCGCCACCAAACTCCCCACAGATGGGCTGGTGCTCCCCGTCCACACCCCGGCAGCTGCTATCCACCGTCGCACTCTTCGCCTTCGGCGCGGGGCTCCTCACCTACGGCGCACACCTCTCCTACGTCCACATCGAGCCCCAGCGCGAGCGCACGCTCGCCCGCGATCAGTTTGTCCGCGACTACCTACGCAGGAAGCACGACAAGTAGCCCGCATCCTCACGGCATCCCCTCCTATTCCGTTCCACTGCTCGGCAACGATGCCTTTGCCCCCCATGAGCTCCGGCGTTGGGCCAGTGATAGCGGAGGTGGAGATGAACGCCGGCGCCGACCAGGATGCCACTACCGTGTGGGCCACTGTTGTGCAGGCCTGCAGCATGTTCTATGACACGCTTGCAACGTTCGGTATGTCCTCTGACTTTGGTTTCGCTGTCGTTTCCTATCGTTGCTCGTATGGTGTTCGGTCATTTGTCTCGCTAGTGTGTGGATCGGGTGCTGAGCGCTAGGtgcttgcttgattgcttgattgcttgtctCACTAGCACGGACTTGCTCTTTTGTAATCTATCAGACTGATGCCTTGAAATAGTAAGAATGGTGTGCCAATCAAACTTGAGCTATATTGTTCTCCTTCATTGACTATGGTTTCATATGTACAAAGAGTTGTGCTTTTTCGATGTCAATGGACTAGGTCGAAAAGGAATTGACAGTTTTCTTGAATTGTAGTTGGTGTAATTGTCTTAGTGGCAAGCTCTATAGACAAAATTTTCTTGCTTGGAAAATGAGGTGTTTGCTGTATGACACAAGCACATTAGGCAGAAAATTGCAGTTATGTTACTTAGGTGGCACACAATTCCCCTTGCTGATGGGAGACTGCTGATCTGTATAAACTTTCCATTTTGGATATCAAGGGAGCAGATGTTAATGTCACATTTGATCTTACATCTTCTCTCCCTGTTTTCTATGATATTTCCTGTTAAGCATGAGCTATTGGTCATTAAGAATGATTTAACTGCAATAAATGGTGTTCCACAAAATGTAATTAAGAGTAAGATAAAGAAATATTACACGAAAAGAGCTCAAGGATTTGAAACGGAAAATGCAAGTTGGTAATGTATCTTGTATGCATGTAATTCGTTTACAAATTATGAACATGAATCCTTGCAGGATTGGAGAATATTTTGTTGCTGCTAATTCGTAACTGCATTGTTTGACAGACAAAGCAGAAAAATTGACAGCCGAGACAGCTGGATATGGTTCACAGTTGGTTCTTTTCCCAGAAGTCTTTGTCGGTGGCTACCCTCATGGGTCTGCCTTTGGACTAACTGTTGGCAGTCGATCTGCAAAGGGAAAAGAAGACTTTTGGAAGTACCATACAGCTGCCATAAATGTGCCTGGTATGCCAAGATTTTGTCAATATATTCACTGTACATTGTTTTTCATGATAATTATCATGCTTCATCTTTTTGCTTGATACTTATAATTTTTAGTGTGCATTGTGCTCTGGAGAAATAGAAATACACCCAGAACTGAACT containing:
- the LOC125514961 gene encoding bifunctional nitrilase/nitrile hydratase NIT4-like isoform X1, which translates into the protein MPLPPMSSGVGPVIAEVEMNAGADQDATTVWATVVQACSMFYDTLATFDKAEKLTAETAGYGSQLVLFPEVFVGGYPHGSAFGLTVGSRSAKGKEDFWKYHTAAINVPERTAVRPGGSSIISPSMAVLAGPNYEGEALLTADQDIGEIVRAKFDFDAVGNYKRAEVPSLSVNTDAVGHCKRA
- the LOC125514961 gene encoding bifunctional nitrilase/nitrile hydratase NIT4-like isoform X2, translating into MPLPPMSSGVGPVIAEVEMNAGADQDATTVWATVVQACSMFYDTLATFDKAEKLTAETAGYGSQLVLFPEVFVGGYPHGSAFGLTVGSRSAKGKEDFWKYHTAAINVPDIGEIVRAKFDFDAVGNYKRAEVPSLSVNTDAVGHCKRA